In Daucus carota subsp. sativus chromosome 4, DH1 v3.0, whole genome shotgun sequence, one DNA window encodes the following:
- the LOC108217017 gene encoding probable 2-oxoglutarate-dependent dioxygenase AOP1: MACKKLPSLPTINLTTENLKSDSSSWIVACDDVRHALEEYGCFIAVYDQFSTELSNAMVNCLQDFFSLPTETKVQNLANNKYFGHVAPNTLFPLYESVGIKAVNTPEGTQSFTHLMWPSGNDHFSGTVLAYAKQASELEQLIKRMVFQSYGVLRSCDSHFTNDSYSYTLRGTKYTSPKQQESNIGLQIHTDKTFLTVLQQNEVNGLEVKTKNGEWIGFENKASSFVIIAGDAFMAWSNGRIHTPYHRVVMNVGSKVRYSITIKSYKNGMIRTPEELVDDDHPLQFQDFDHLGYTLFTNIADQDSPQERFAKFYSAVLGKAIKV; the protein is encoded by the exons ATGGCTTGCAAAAAACTGCCCAGCCTTCCTACAATAAATCTGACCACTGAAAATCTCAAGTCTGATTCGAGTTCTTGGATCGTAGCATGCGATGATGTTCGTCATGCACTTGAAGAATACGGCTGTTTCATCGCGGTCTATGATCAATTTTCTACCGAACTTAGCAACGCAATGGTGAATTGTCTGCAAGATTTTTTCTCTCTGCCCACCGAAACCAAAGTTCAGAACCTCGCCAACAATAAATATTTTGGCCATGTTGCTCCGAATACTCTGTTTCCTCTGTACGAAAGTGTAGGCATTAAAGCAGTGAACACACCCGAAGGAACTCAGAGTTTTACTCATCTCATGTGGCCTTCTGGAAACGATCATTTCAG CGGAACAGTGTTGGCGTACGCGAAGCAAGCATCGGAGCTAGAACAGCTTATCAAGAGGATGGTATTTCAAAGCTACGGAGTGCTGAGAAGTTGCGATTCTCATTTTACGAATGATTCGTATAGTTACACGTTGAGAGGGACGAAGTATACGAGCCCGAAGCAGCAGGAGTCGAATATAGGCCTCCAGATTCATACTGATAAGACCTTTCTCACAGTTCTTCAACAAAATGAGGTTAATGGACTGGAAGTGAAAACAAAGAATGGGGAATGGATTGGCTTTGAGAACAAAGCTTCGTCTTTTGTTATCATCGCTGGTGATGCTTTTATG GCTTGGAGCAATGGGAGAATACATACTCCATACCATCGAGTTGTGATGAATGTGGGGAGCAAAGTCAGATACTCAATCACCATAAAATCATACAAGAATGGCATGATACGAACACCCGAAGAACTGGTTGATGATGATCACCCTTTGCAATTCCAAGATTTCGATCACCTTGGTTACACGCTATTCACTAATATAGCTGATCAGGATAGCCCACAAGAACGTTTCGCCAAGTTTTATTCTGCAGTACTAGGAAAAGCTATCAAGGTCTGA